In Archocentrus centrarchus isolate MPI-CPG fArcCen1 chromosome 1, fArcCen1, whole genome shotgun sequence, the following proteins share a genomic window:
- the pou4f2 gene encoding POU domain, class 4, transcription factor 2 yields the protein MMMMSLNSKQPFAMAHTSLPEPKYSLHSSSSSTLTSNAPSSSCSSSRHSSTIISSSGSSSSSSSEAMRRACLPTPPSNIFGGLDESLLARAEALAAVDIVSQTKSHHHPPHHSPFKPDATYHTMNTLPCTSSSSSSSSVPISHPSALAGHHHHHHHHHHQPHQALEGDLLDHITPGLALGAMAGPDGSVVSTPAHPAHMAGMNHMHQAAINMAHAHGLPPHMGMNDVDADPRDLEAFAERFKQRRIKLGVTQADVGAALASLKIPGVGSLSQSTICRFESLTLSHNNMIALKPILQAWLEEAEKSHREKLNKPELFNGAEKKRKRTSIAAPEKRSLEAYFAIQPRPSSEKIAAIAEKLDLKKNVVRVWFCNQRQKQKRMKYSACV from the exons atgatgatgatgtctcTGAACAGCAAGCAGCCTTTTGCTATGGCCCACACCAGCTTGCCCGAACCCAAGTACTCGTTGcattcctcctcatcctccactTTGACTTCCAATGCACCTTCGTCCTCCTGCTCATCCTCCCGACACAGCAGCACCATCAtcagcagcagcggcagcagcagcagcagcagctcggaGGCGATGCGCAGAGCCTGTCTCCCAACCCCACCG AGCAATATATTCGGAGGCTTGGATGAGAGTTTATTGGCCCGGGCTGAAGCTCTAGCGGCGGTGGATATAGTCTCGCAGACCAAGAGCCACCACCACCCACCACATCACAGTCCCTTCAAGCCGGACGCAACCTACCACACCATGAACACTCTCCCCTGCACAtcgtcttcctcctcttcctcctcggtGCCTATTTCTCATCCATCCGCCTTGGCTggccaccatcaccaccaccaccaccatcaccaccagccTCACCAGGCACTGGAGGGGGACCTGCTGGATCACATCACCCCTGGACTGGCACTGGGAGCCATGGCAGGGCCGGATGGCTCGGTGGTTTCCACGCCTGCGCACCCTGCCCACATGGCGGGCATGAACCACATGCACCAGGCAGCTATCAACATGGCTCATGCCCACGGGCTACCACCGCACATGGGCATGAACGACGTGGACGCCGATCCAAGGGACTTGGAAGCCTTCGCAGAGAGGTTTAAGCAGAGACGGATCAAACTCGGGGTTACCCAGGCGGATGTAGGGGCAGCTTTAGCCAGTCTGAAGATTCCTGGGGTGGGCTCCCTCAGCCAAAGCACCATATGCCGATTCGAGTCCCTCACGCTCTCTCACAACAACATGATTGCTTTGAAGCCCATCCTGCAAGCGTGGCTAGAAGAAGCCGAGAAATCACACAGGGAGAAACTTAATAAACCCGAGTTGTTCAACGGCgcggagaaaaagaggaagcgCACGTCGATAGCCGCGCCAGAGAAGAGATCGCTGGAGGCCTATTTTGCCATTCAGCCGCGTCCCTCCTCGGAGAAAATCGCAGCAATCGCAGAAAAGCTGGACCTGAAAAAGAACGTGGTGCGGGTCTGGTTTTGCAACCAGCGACAGAAACAGAAACGAATGAAGTACTCTGCATGCGTCTAA